The following proteins are encoded in a genomic region of Musa acuminata AAA Group cultivar baxijiao chromosome BXJ2-11, Cavendish_Baxijiao_AAA, whole genome shotgun sequence:
- the LOC135627110 gene encoding rust resistance kinase Lr10-like isoform X1: protein MSRLLCTLLLLFLRASYIEMTWADEDDDFIKDCTNATCGGLPIRYPFRLQTSPSYCGAPGLEVSCSGGVAVLALPQIGPCKAIDIDYQSGIVRIKLGESWSRCPLRTLNSTNLTTTIYLPVYGHDLLLLSCSKEITRVQEWIAGPISCLGSEGRFGYAANAYESMDEMPAGCYVDSPVSKISNYENRDYYSSFNEWVQYFIRTQEMNLLLTMPEIDTCTACETANERCGFSRRRNKTYCMSGPHHGPNFKLIVGLSSGGFVVLVLAALLALLYVIRKSARDQETRVKVEKFLATYNSDAKPTRYSFADVKRMTKRFKDKLGQGGYGSVYKGELPNGIPVAVKMLEKSKGEGEEFINEVATIGRIHHVNIVRLLGFCSEGSTRALVYEFMPNESLEKRIFSRDAKEADKPSLSLEKLLHIATGIARGVEYLHQGCQQRILHFDIKPHNVLLDDELNPKISDFGLAKLCSREQSLVTMTAARGTMGYIAPEMYSRNFGTVSYKSDVYSFGMLVLEMVGGRKNLDPEIGKESEIYFPEWVYDRLVQNQDLGLAMQMEVKEQEEIMKKLVVVALWCIQWSPMDRPSMTRVLQMLTGNLQSLQIPPKPFVSSLDHGN from the exons ATGTCTCGGCTCCTCTGCACCCTCTTACTCTTGTTCCTCCGAGCTTCCTACATCGAGATGACTTGGGCCGACGAAGACGACGACTTCATAAAAGATTGCACGAATGCAACGTGTGGAGGTCTACCGATCAGATACCCCTTCCGGCTGCAAACTAGTCCTTCGTACTGCGGTGCTCCAGGCTTAGAGGTCTCATGTTCCGGCGGTGTCGCCGTCCTCGCACTCCCGCAGATAGGACCCTGCAAAGCGATCGATATCGACTACCAGTCCGGCATCGTTCGAATCAAGCTTGGGGAGTCATGGTCTCGGTGCCCCCTGCGGACCCTCAACTCCACCAACCTCACCACCACCATCTACCTGCCTGTATATGGCCATGACCTTCTTTTGCTGAGCTGCTCGAAAGAGATAACACGAGTTCAGGAATGGATTGCTGGGCCGATCTCGTGCCTGGGCAGTGAAGGCCGCTTCGGTTATGCAGCCAATGCGTACGAGTCCATGGACGAGATGCCTGCCGGCTGCTACGTGGACTCGCCTGTTAGTAAGATCTCTAACTATGAAAATAGGGACTACTACTCATCATTTAATGAGTGGGTGCAGTACTTTATTCGAACGCAAGAAATGAACCTTCTACTGACGATGCCGGAGATCGATACATGCACGGCCTGTGAGACGGCAAACGAGCGCTGTGGATTCAGCCGAAGGAGAAACAAAACCTACTGTATGAGCGGGCCTCATCATG GTCCCAACTTTAAGCTCATTGTAG GCCTATCCAGTGGTGGATTTGTTGTGCTTGTATTGGCAGCACTCCTCGCTCTATTATACGTCATAAGGAAATCTGCGAGAGACCAAGAAACACGTGTGAAGGTAGAAAAGTTTCTAGCAACCTATAATAGCGATGCGAAGCCAACACGATACAGTTTTGCTGATGTTAAGAGGAtgaccaagagattcaaggacaaGCTGGGGCAAGGCGGATACGGAAGCGTGTACAAAGGCGAGCTACCCAATGGAATTCCCGTAGCGGTGAAGATGCTGGAGAAATCCAAAGGCGAGGGCGAGGAGTTCATCAACGAGGTGGCCACCATCGGAAGAATTCACCACGTCAACATCGTCCGCCTCCTGGGGTTCTGCTCCGAGGGGTCAACCCGCGCTCTCGTCTACGAGTTCATGCCCAACGAGTCCTTGGAGAAGCGCATCTTCTCGAGGGACGCTAAAGAAGCGGACAAGCCGTCTCTGAGCTTGGAGAAGTTGCTCCACATCGCGACAGGCATCGCTCGGGGCGTCGAGTATTTGCACCAAGGATGCCAACAACGCATTCTTCACTTCGACATCAAACCCCATAACGTTCTTTTGGATGATGAACTCAATCCGAAGATTTCGGACTTTGGTCTTGCCAAGCTTTGCTCCAGGGAGCAGAGCCTGGTGACCATGACGGCTGCGAGGGGGACGATGGGCTACATCGCCCCGGAGATGTACTCCAGAAACTTTGGGACGGTCTCCTACAAATCAGACGTCTACAGTTTCGGTATGTTGGTCTTGGAAATGGTAGGGGGAAGGAAGAACCTTGATCCTGAGATCGGAAAAGAGAGCGAGATCTATTTTCCGGAATGGGTGTATGACAGATTAGTTCAGAACCAGGATCTGGGATTGGCAATGCAGATGGAGGTTAAAGAGCAAGAAGAAATCATGAAGAAGCTCGTTGTCGTGGCTTTATGGTGCATTCAGTGGAGTCCTATGGATCGACCTTCCATGACTAGGGTACTGCAGATGCTAACAGGGAACTTGCAGAGCTTGCAGATACCCCCCAAACCTTTCGTCTCCTCACTGGATCATGGAAACTGA
- the LOC135627110 gene encoding rust resistance kinase Lr10-like isoform X2, translated as MSRLLCTLLLLFLRASYIEMTWADEDDDFIKDCTNATCGGLPIRYPFRLQTSPSYCGAPGLEVSCSGGVAVLALPQIGPCKAIDIDYQSGIVRIKLGESWSRCPLRTLNSTNLTTTIYLPVYGHDLLLLSCSKEITRVQEWIAGPISCLGSEGRFGYAANAYESMDEMPAGCYVDSPVSKISNYENRDYYSSFNEWVQYFIRTQEMNLLLTMPEIDTCTACETANERCGFSRRRNKTYCMSGPHHGPNFKLIVGLSSGGFVVLVLAALLALLYVIRKSARDQETRVKRMTKRFKDKLGQGGYGSVYKGELPNGIPVAVKMLEKSKGEGEEFINEVATIGRIHHVNIVRLLGFCSEGSTRALVYEFMPNESLEKRIFSRDAKEADKPSLSLEKLLHIATGIARGVEYLHQGCQQRILHFDIKPHNVLLDDELNPKISDFGLAKLCSREQSLVTMTAARGTMGYIAPEMYSRNFGTVSYKSDVYSFGMLVLEMVGGRKNLDPEIGKESEIYFPEWVYDRLVQNQDLGLAMQMEVKEQEEIMKKLVVVALWCIQWSPMDRPSMTRVLQMLTGNLQSLQIPPKPFVSSLDHGN; from the exons ATGTCTCGGCTCCTCTGCACCCTCTTACTCTTGTTCCTCCGAGCTTCCTACATCGAGATGACTTGGGCCGACGAAGACGACGACTTCATAAAAGATTGCACGAATGCAACGTGTGGAGGTCTACCGATCAGATACCCCTTCCGGCTGCAAACTAGTCCTTCGTACTGCGGTGCTCCAGGCTTAGAGGTCTCATGTTCCGGCGGTGTCGCCGTCCTCGCACTCCCGCAGATAGGACCCTGCAAAGCGATCGATATCGACTACCAGTCCGGCATCGTTCGAATCAAGCTTGGGGAGTCATGGTCTCGGTGCCCCCTGCGGACCCTCAACTCCACCAACCTCACCACCACCATCTACCTGCCTGTATATGGCCATGACCTTCTTTTGCTGAGCTGCTCGAAAGAGATAACACGAGTTCAGGAATGGATTGCTGGGCCGATCTCGTGCCTGGGCAGTGAAGGCCGCTTCGGTTATGCAGCCAATGCGTACGAGTCCATGGACGAGATGCCTGCCGGCTGCTACGTGGACTCGCCTGTTAGTAAGATCTCTAACTATGAAAATAGGGACTACTACTCATCATTTAATGAGTGGGTGCAGTACTTTATTCGAACGCAAGAAATGAACCTTCTACTGACGATGCCGGAGATCGATACATGCACGGCCTGTGAGACGGCAAACGAGCGCTGTGGATTCAGCCGAAGGAGAAACAAAACCTACTGTATGAGCGGGCCTCATCATG GTCCCAACTTTAAGCTCATTGTAG GCCTATCCAGTGGTGGATTTGTTGTGCTTGTATTGGCAGCACTCCTCGCTCTATTATACGTCATAAGGAAATCTGCGAGAGACCAAGAAACACGTGTGAAG AGGAtgaccaagagattcaaggacaaGCTGGGGCAAGGCGGATACGGAAGCGTGTACAAAGGCGAGCTACCCAATGGAATTCCCGTAGCGGTGAAGATGCTGGAGAAATCCAAAGGCGAGGGCGAGGAGTTCATCAACGAGGTGGCCACCATCGGAAGAATTCACCACGTCAACATCGTCCGCCTCCTGGGGTTCTGCTCCGAGGGGTCAACCCGCGCTCTCGTCTACGAGTTCATGCCCAACGAGTCCTTGGAGAAGCGCATCTTCTCGAGGGACGCTAAAGAAGCGGACAAGCCGTCTCTGAGCTTGGAGAAGTTGCTCCACATCGCGACAGGCATCGCTCGGGGCGTCGAGTATTTGCACCAAGGATGCCAACAACGCATTCTTCACTTCGACATCAAACCCCATAACGTTCTTTTGGATGATGAACTCAATCCGAAGATTTCGGACTTTGGTCTTGCCAAGCTTTGCTCCAGGGAGCAGAGCCTGGTGACCATGACGGCTGCGAGGGGGACGATGGGCTACATCGCCCCGGAGATGTACTCCAGAAACTTTGGGACGGTCTCCTACAAATCAGACGTCTACAGTTTCGGTATGTTGGTCTTGGAAATGGTAGGGGGAAGGAAGAACCTTGATCCTGAGATCGGAAAAGAGAGCGAGATCTATTTTCCGGAATGGGTGTATGACAGATTAGTTCAGAACCAGGATCTGGGATTGGCAATGCAGATGGAGGTTAAAGAGCAAGAAGAAATCATGAAGAAGCTCGTTGTCGTGGCTTTATGGTGCATTCAGTGGAGTCCTATGGATCGACCTTCCATGACTAGGGTACTGCAGATGCTAACAGGGAACTTGCAGAGCTTGCAGATACCCCCCAAACCTTTCGTCTCCTCACTGGATCATGGAAACTGA
- the LOC135626301 gene encoding nuclear matrix constituent protein 1-like produces MFTPQRKGWSPSPRYGDGVDNRMTTPAVNTRTGSGVAFLKGKGKSAVEALPPPPPLQALLGENGSIGVVDQGDAEVWRSFREAGLLDESSLQSKDRDALVQRISELEKELHEYQYNMGLLLIEKKDWASKYEEIRQALAEVDETLKKEKSACLASISEFAKREENLQKALGVEQQCVSDLEKALREMRSELAEVKFTSDKKLDDAHALEIGLEEKYLEVEQKLHAADAKLAEASRKSSDVDRKLEDVEAREHKLQKEYLLFDSGRKLHEKDITEQREHLRDWEQKLQDSQKRLVETQRYLNEREDRTNEADRVLKKKEADAEEARKMIEATKKSLKTKEEEITKRLGSLAAKEKEVDVKVESLENKEKDLISREEKLNARERVEIQKLLDDHNLLISSKKEEFELDLEKRRKSLSKEIECKIREVEKKRREIDSMEEQITKREQALQMNLQKLMDKEKDVDLKSKDLKKWEESVQNDEKKLEKERQQLASDSEEFLKSKSDLESLKAAIESRKERIMKEEENLRLTKGEREEHLLLQSNLKQESEDCRILKESLLRDTEDLQQQREKFEEEWEVLDEKRLALEAERKKFNDEREKFEKWRHDEEERLNNEALVARANFERELEELNQKTEAFGEIMEHERLEALEVLKRERADMARELELCKHELEMDMQKRQEDMEKKLLDKENDFRRKRDLDLNQMKSLSSSNDLKIQKLKMEEDRLEREKEDLSSYRKRLGIDRLEIQKDIDALRMLSRNLKEQREEFMKEKERFLAQAEQKTCKNCGLLVGDLDTFYIQDAGDVQPPNLGFEEHLNDTNAETTNAKVSPAASGGRMSWLQKCSRLFNLSPGKKVLDSSQHPLDNSNLYSSLDREAFDGEASHKPAASYGVVDSSDSQRAQSVTGIGDNVESKRLCGVVEEPEPSFEVANNSIHIMRTQTQMDNSVRDVVDQLAMPSVSLNDREKYAPAGSDNLRVSLKQRQSQPGRRGRPKAVKRTHTIKAVVKDAKAILEQSSDEKNHGPHNGEAKDPVNAPENIQGDLVHSTRPVRSAGRKRHVAQTSGVTNSDPDAEDSEAHSESISLGGHRKRRQILASAVPVEKRYNFRRSTIAATTTAAQTMSDQTKGFKAGYDRQLTGNEILKEIGGEGSSRPAVEPVSDVNSIIASNMLQKTAAVGIAEVREISSQKIVQAESNDDAVKSVEVSYQSGEDGHILDDAATGSRPATPSDDEDKDEDEEECEQQNASVGRKLWTFFTT; encoded by the exons ATGTTTACGCCGCAGAGAAAAGGGTGGTCGCCGTCGCCAAGGTATGGCGATGGGGTCGACAATAGGATGACGACCCCTGCGGTGAACACTAGGACTGGCAGTGGAGTAGCCTTCTTGAAGGGCAAGGGGAAGAGCGCGGTGGAGGCGCTGCCTCCGCCACCTCCACTGCAGGCTTTACTTGGAGAGAATGGCAGCATTGGGGTTGTGGATCAAGGCGATGCGGAGGTATGGCGGAGTTTCAGAGAGGCTGGACTGCTGGATGAGTCTAGCCTGCAGAGCAAGGACAGGGATGCTCTCGTTCAGAGGATTTCAGAACTGGAGAAGGAG CTTCACGAATATCAATACAACATGGGTCTTCTTTTGATTGAGAAGAAGGACTGGGCTTCGAAGTATGAAGAAATTCGTCAAGCGCTTGCAGAAGTAGATGAAACTCTAAAAAAGGAAAAATCAGCATGCTTGGCTTCCATTTCTGAATTTGCAAAACGAGAAGAGAATTTGCAGAAGGCCTTGGGAGTTGAACAACAGTGTGTCTCAGAT CTCGAAAAGGCTTTGCGTGAGATGCGTTCTGAACTTGCAGAAGTCAAGTTTACATCTGATAAGAAGTTAGATGATGCCCATGCCCTAGAAATCGGATTAGAAGAAAAATATTTGGAAGTTGAACAAAAGTTGCATGCCGCAGATGCCAAGCTAGCAGAAGCAAGTCGTAAAAGTTCTGATGTTGACAGAAAATTGGAGGATGTGGAAGCTCGTGAACATAAACTTCAAAAAGAGTATCTCTTATTTGATTCTGG ACGGAAGTTACATGAAAAGGACATTACTGAACAAAGAGAACACCTGCGTGACTGGGAACAAAAGCTTCAAGATAGTCAGAAGAGGCTTGTTGAGACGCAGAGGTATCTTAACGAAAGAGAGGATCGAACTAATGAGGCAGATAGGGTTCTTAAGAAGAAAGAAGCAGATGCTGAAGAGGCTCGGAAGATGATTGAAGCCACCAAAAAGTCTTTGaagacaaaagaagaagaaattacaAAAAGACTCGGTTCTTTAGCTGCCAAAGAAAAG GAAGTAGATGTTAAGGTTGAAAGCCTGGAGAATAAGGAAAAAGACTTGATttcaagagaagaaaaacttaatgCTAGAGAAAGA GTTGAGATTCAAAAGCTTCTTGATGATCACAATTTGTTAATAAGCTCGAAGAAAGAGGAGTTCGAGTTAGATTTAGAGAAAAGGAGAAAATCTTTGAGTAAGGAGATAGAATGTAAAATACGTGaagtggagaagaagagaagggaaattgACAGTATGGAGGAGCAAATCACAAAAAGAGAACAGGCTTTACAAATGAACTTGCAAAAATTGATGGATAAGGAGAAAGACGTCGATTtaaaatcaaaagatttgaagaaGTGGGAGGAATCTGTCCAAAatgatgaaaagaaattggagaaAGAAAGGCAACAACTGGCTAGTGATAGTGAGGAGTTTCTGAAGTCTAAATCTGATCTTGAGAGCTTAAAGGCTGCAATCGAATCAAGGAAAGAACGAATTATGAAGGAAGAAGAAAATCTTAGGCTGACCAAGGGAGAGAGGGAAGAACATCTACTGCTGCAGTCCAATTTGAAGCAAGAAAGTGAGGATTGCAGGATATTGAAGGAATCACTTCTTCGAGATACCGAGGATCTACAACAGCAAAGGGAGAAGTTTGAAGAAGAATGGGAAGTGCTAGATGAGAAAAGGTTAGCATTAGAAGCAGAGAGAAAGAAATTTAATGATGAAAGAGAGAAGTTTGAAAAATGGCGacatgatgaagaagaaaggCTGAACAATGAGGCTCTGGTAGCAAGAGCTAATTTTGAGAGGGAATTGGAGGAACTAAATCAGAAGACAGAAGCCTTTGGGGAAATAATGGAGCATGAGAGGTTGGAGGCCCTTGAGGTGCTCAAGCGGGAACGAGCTGATATGGCTCGAGAACTCGAGCTTTGCAAGCATGAGCTTGAGATGGATATGCAGAAAAGACAGGAGGATATGGAGAAGAAATTGCTTGATAAAGAGAATGATTTTAGGAGAAAAAGGGATTTGGATCTTAACCAAATGAAATCTTTGAGCAGTTCAAATGATTTAAAGATTCAGAAGCTAAAAATGGAAGAAGATCGattagaaagagaaaaagaagatctCTCTTCGTACAGAAAAAGGCTGGGAATTGACCGTCTTGAGATTCAGAAGGACATTGATGCTCTTCGGATGCTTAGCAGGAATCTTAAAGAACAAAGGGAAGAATTTATGAAGGAGAAAGAACGCTTTTTGGCTCAGGCTGAGCAGAAGACATGCAAAAACTGTGGGCTTTTAGTTGGTGATTTGGACACTTTCTACATCCAAGATGCAGGAGATGTTCAACCACCAAACCTGGGTTTTGAAGAGCATCTGAATGACACAAATGCTGAGACTACTAATGCTAAGGTTTCTCCTGCAGCTTCTGGTGGCCGCATGTCATGGCTGCAAAAATGTTCAAGACTTTTTAACCTTTCTCCTGGGAAAAAGGTTTTGGATTCTTCTCAGCATCCACTGGACAATTCTAATCTTTATTCAAGTCTCGACAGAGAAGCTTTTGATGGTGAAGCCAGCCATAAACCTGCAGCATCCTATGGTGTTGTTGATTCTTCTGACAGCCAGAGGGCCCAATCTGTTACTGGGATAGGAGACAATGTAGAATCTAAAAGGCTATGTGGAGTTGTAGAGGAGCCGGAACCTTCTTTTGAAGTAGCAAATAATTCTATTCATATTATGAGGACCCAGACCCAGATGGATAATAGTGTCAGGGATGTAGTAGACCAGCTGGCTATGCCCTCTGTTTCTCTAAATGATAGAGAAAAATATGCACCTGCCGGAAGTGACAACCTACGCGTGTCTTTAAAACAAAGACAATCTCAACCTGGCAGGAGAGGAAGGCCAAAAGCTGTAAAGAGAACACACACCATTAAGGCAGTTGTTAAAGATGCAAAAGCTATCCTTGAGCAGAGTTCTGATGAGAAGAATCATGGACCACATAATGGGGAAGCAAAAGATCCTGTAAATGCCCCAGAGAATATCCAAGGAGATTTAGTCCATTCTACTAGGCCGGTGAGAAGTGCAGGGCGGAAGCGGCATGTTGCTCAGACATCTGGAGTGACAAATAGTGATCCGGATGCTGAGGATAGTGAGGCACACTCTGAGAGCATTTCACTTGGAGGACACCGCAAAAGGAGGCAGATATTGGCTTCTGCAGTTCCTGTAGAGAAGCGCTACAATTTCAGACGGTCAACAAT TGCAGCTACCACTACTGCAGCTCAAACAATGTCTGATCAGACTAAAGGATTTAAGGCTGGCTATGATCGACAATTAACTGGAAATGAGATACTGAAGGAAATTGGTGGTGAAGGATCCTCTAGACCTGCGGTTGAACCTGTGTCAGATGTTAATAGCATAATAGCATCAAATATGCTGCAAAAGACAGCTGCGGTAGGTATCGCAGAAGTACGTGAGATATCCTCCCAGAAGATTGTTCAA GCAGAGAGTAATGATGATGCTGTGAAATCAGTTGAAGTCAGCTATCAGAGTGGAGAAGATGGGCATATTCTGGATGATGCAGCCACTGGAAGCAGACCAGCAACTCCTtcagatgatgaggataaggatgaggatgaggaggaATGCGAGCAACAGAATGCTTCAGTGGGGAGGAAGCTCTGGACATTCTTCACAACGTGA